A window of the Tenebrio molitor chromosome 1, icTenMoli1.1, whole genome shotgun sequence genome harbors these coding sequences:
- the Lar gene encoding tyrosine-protein phosphatase Lar isoform X1 — protein sequence MMTLPALLTGAPVLAIIVLATAGQVLSNGNYSDFPYIQYLTHPPEITMKPRNLQVKAGGIAAFYCAARGDPLPVIQWKKNGKRVSGSQTRYQVKEFPDGVSLLRIEPVKAGRDDANYECVAENGVGDAVNADATLVVFEVDKLPPGFPQITQSPTTNKVVEIGHNAVLTCAATGNPPPKITWLKNMLPINTSNNPRYSIRDEMPGALQIRDSEEKDHGKYECVAENAIGTDYSKSALLYVKVRRVPPQFSIPPQPLNEVMLGASLNLSCVAVGSPMPFVKWRKGLTQDITPEDKLPIGKNTLELTNIQESANYTCIAASALGVIESVAQVKVQSLPGPPTNIRVSEITATSVRLTWSYNGAEDLQYYVIQFKPKYANQAYSEISGIITMYYTIRSLSPYTEYEMYVIAVNNIGRGPPSTPAYVITGETAESSFGGAKPGSSPRNVQVRPLSSSTMVIQWDEPETANGQVTGYKVYYTTNSQLSMAQWESQVVDNNQLTTINELTPHTIYTIRVQAFTSVGPGPLSAPVHVKTQQGVPSQPSNLMASDIGETAVTLQWSKPTHSGENIVNYELYWNDTYAKEKHHRRIPISESYTLTGLYPNTLYYVWLAARSQRGEGATTPPIPVRTKQYVPGAPPSNVTGEAVSPTAIRVIWDPPPANRSNGNIVYYKLQYVEADRSDSEASEVRLNATRFVLDELKRWTTYRIWVLAGTSVGDGPSSFPITVRTHEDVPGNPQDVKVTPINSTTIKVEWKPPHPKERNGIIMGYHVHVQETKEEGKNFLNDPMKFDVFGDAELELNVTGLQPDTTYSIQVAALTRKGDGDRSTPVNVRTPGGVPNRPALTIKIIEREPTVTIELEWTRPSQTYGELKGYRLRYGVKDHELKNVDLKGKRPTNVRTVDDRFRAGTHTNTYRINDLERGVEYEFRVAGQNHIGIGQEAIKYMHTPEGPPTGPPANITYRFQTPDVVCVTWDPPTREHRNGQIVKYDIQFHKKSDHSNVIVRNVSHTKAVFTNLEENTEYVFHVKAYTNQGAGPNSEKFTIETAHDIGRAPMSVKAVATSDSSVEVWWEPIPSRGKIQGYQIFYTMTAVEDLDEWQQKSVDVTGSADLVNLEKYAQYAIAVAARLKTGLGRLSEKVTVKVKPEDVPLNLRAHEVSTHSMTLTWSPPIRLNPIKYKISFDAIKEFVDSQGITQTQKIERSEIMLNDDVRSYTINNLSPFTTYNVNVSAIPTDHSYRPPTKITVTTQMAAPQPMVKPDFYGVVNGEEIHVILPQASEEYGPISHYFLVVVPEDKSQANKNPDQFLTNTLIENKEKAMANPNLPYIAAKFPQRNIPYTFHLGTGEDDDGFTNYKLQRGRRYRIFVRAVVDTPQKHLYTSSPFSEYLSLDMREVPAGDPPVRPNPNDPTDNDVKVSSQRKDVGVLWIIGPIIAALTLSLIFVIVFIYRKRRQPCKTPDQTAVTRPLIPADLNSSIAPSDPVEMRRLNFQTPAMISHPPIPISELASHIERLKANDNMKFSQEYESIEPGQQFTWDHSNMDVNKPKNRYANVIAYDHSRVILPPEESILGSDYINANYCDGYRKHNAYVATQGPLQETFADFWRMCWELKTATIVMMTKLEERTRIKCDQYWPTRASETYGSMSVTITEVQELATYCIRTFQIHKVGFCERREVKQLQFTAWPDHGVPDHPAPFLQFLRRVRNLNPPNSGPIVVHCSAGVGRTGCFIVIDSMLERMRHEKTVDIYGHVTCLRAQRNYMVQTEDQYIFIHDALVEAVICGQTEVPARSLQSHIQKLMQLEPGENVTGMEHEFKKLGNIKTDSSRFVTANLPCNKHKNRLVHILPYESTRVCLAPMRGIEGSDYVNASFIDGYRYRKAYIATQGPLVDTTDDLWRMLWEHNSTIIVMLTKLKEMGREKCHQYWPSDRSVRYQCFVVDPIAEYNMPQYILREFKVTDAREGSSRTVRQFQFTDWPEQGVPKYGDGFIDFIGQVHKTKEQFGQDGPITVHCSAGVGRTGVFITLSIALERMQYEGVVDIFQTARILRTQRPAMVQTEDQYQFCYRAALEYLGSFDHYTN from the exons TCGACAAGCTGCCCCCGGGCTTCCCCCAGATCACCCAGTCGCCCACGACCAACAAAGTCGTCGAGATCGGTCACAACGCGGTGCTGACGTGTGCCGCCACCGGAAACCCACCGCCCAAGATCACGTGGTTGAAGAACATGCTCCCGATCAACACCAGCAACAACCCACGGTACTCCATAAGGGACGAGATGCCAG GTGCCCTCCAAATCCGAGACAGCGAAGAAAAGGATCACGGCAAGTACGAATGCGTTGCGGAAAACGCAATCGGCACCGACTACTCCAAGTCGGCTTTGCTTTATGTTAAAg TACGTCGTGTTCCCCCCCAATTTTCGATACCGCCCCAGCCGCTGAACGAGGTGATGTTGGGTGCCAGCCTGAACTTGAGTTGCGTGGCCGTCGGCTCGCCGATGCCTTTCGTCAAGTGGCGCAAGGGCCTCACCCAAGATATTACTCCGGAAGACAAGTTGCCCATCGGGAAGAACACTTTGGAACTAACTAATATCCAGGAGTCTGCTAATTATACTTGTATAGCCGCTAGCGCGTTGGGGGTTATCGAATCTGTTGCTCAGGTTAAAGTACAAT CATTACCGGGACCACCGACCAATATTAGAGTGTCAGAAATCACGGCGACTTCCGTCAGGCTGACTTGGTCCTACAACGGAGCCGAGGATCTTCAGTATTACGTCATTCAGTTCAAGCCAAAATATGCCAATCAAGCCTACAGCGAGATATCAGGAATCATTACCATGTATTATACGATTAGAAGCCTTAGTCCCTACACCGAATACGAGATGTACGTCATAGCCGTCAACAACATAGGCAGAGGACCTCCGAGCACGCCGGCGTACGTTATTACAGGAGAAACAG CCGAATCGTCTTTTGGAGGTGCCA AACCCGGATCGTCGCCGAGGAATGTTCAGGTGCGCCCCCTCAGTTCTAGCACCATGGTGATACAGTGGGACGAACCGGAGACGGCAAACGGACAAGTTACC GGATACAAAGTGTACTACACGACCAACTCGCAACTATCGATGGCCCAGTGGGAATCCCAAGTCGTCGACAACAATCAACTAACAACAATAAACGAGCTGACCCCGCACACGATTTACACCATCCGAGTCCAGGCGTTCACGTCGGTGGGGCCCGGACCCCTCAGCGCCCCCGTCCACGTCAAAACCCAGCAAG GCGTGCCTAGCCAACCGAGCAACCTCATGGCGTCGGATATCGGCGAGACCGCCGTCACCCTGCAGTGGAGCAAACCGACGCATTCCGGGGAAAACATCGTCAATTACGAGCTCTACTGGAATGACACCTACGCCAAGGAGAAGCACCACCGCCGCATACCTATATCCGAATCCTACACTCTGACCGGCCTCTATCCGAACACGCTGTACTACGTGTGGTTGGCGGCGAGATCGCAACGCGGAGAGGGCGCCACCACGCCGCCCATCCCAGTCAGAACGAAGCAGTACG TACCGGGCGCACCGCCCAGCAACGTTACCGGCGAGGCGGTAAGTCCCACTGCCATCCGAGTCATCTGGGATCCACCCCCTGCTAACCGCAGCAACGGAAACATTGTATACTACAAGCTACAGTATGTCGAAGCAGATAGATCAGATAGCGAAGCCTCAGAAGTTAGATTGAACGCTACTAGATTTGTGCTTGACGAACTAAAAAGGTGGACCACTTACCGAATTTGGGTCCTGGCCGGCACCTCAGTCGGAGACGGACCCAGCTCGTTCCCGATCACCGTGCGAACCCATGAAGATG TTCCCGGCAACCCGCAGGACGTTAAAGTCACCCCCATAAACTCCACCACGATCAAAGTCGAATGGAAACCGCCCCATCCGAAGGAGCGAAACGGCATTATCATGGGTTACCACGTCCACGTACAGGAGACCAAAGAAGAA GGCAAGAATTTCCTCAACGATCCGATGAAGTTCGACGTTTTCGGCGACGCCGAACTGGAACTGAACGTGACCGGCTTGCAACCGGACACGACCTACTCCATTCAAGTGGCCGCCCTCACCAGGAAGGGGGACGGCGACAGGAGCACGCCCGTCAACGTGCGCACCCCAGGAGGGGTGCCCAACAGGCCCGCGCTGACCATTAA GATAATCGAGCGCGAGCCCACCGTCACCATCGAGCTGGAGTGGACGCGGCCGTCGCAGACCTACGGAGAGCTGAAAGGCTACAGGCTGAGGTACGGAGTGAAGGACCACGAACTGAAGAACGTCGATCTGAAAGGTAAACGTCCGACCAACGTCCGAACCGTTGATGATCGGTTTCGTGCAGGAACCCACACCAACACCTACCGCATCAACGACCTGGAGCGCGGCGTCGAATACGAGTTCCGCGTCGCCGGTCAGAACCACATCGGGATCGGCCAGGAAGCCATAAAGTACATGCACACGCCCGAAGGACCCCCGACCGGACCCCCCGCCAACATCACGTACAGGTTCCAGACGCCCGACGTGGTCTGCGTGACATGGGACCCCCCGACTCGCGAACACCGCAACGGCCAAATCGTCAAGTACGACATCCAGTTCCACAAGAAGTCCGACCACAGCAACGTGATCGTGCGCAACGTCTCGCACACGAAGGCGGTCTTCACCAACCTGGAAGAGAACACCGAGTACGTCTTCCACGTGAAGGCGTACACGAACCAGGGCGCCGGACCCAACAGCGAGAAGTTCACCATCGAGACGGCTCACGACATCGGCAGAGCCCCCATGAGCGTGAAAGCGGTGGCCACGTCGGATTCGAGCGTCGAGGTGTGGTGGGAACCCATACCTTCGCGGGGGAAGATCCAAGGCTACCAGATTTTCTACACCATGACGGCCGTCGAGGATCTCGACGAGTGGCAGCAGAAATCGGTAGACGTGACCGGCTCCGCCGACCTGGTAAACCTGGAGAAGTACGCACAATACGCCATCGCCGTGGCGGCCAGGTTGAAAACCGGCCTGGGGAGGCTGTCGGAGAAGGTCACCGTGAAGGTCAAACCGGAGGACGTGCCGTTAAACTTGAGAGCTCACGAGGTGTCCACCCACTCGATGACTCTAACCTGGTCGCCTCCGATCCGCTTGAACCCCATCAAGTACAAGATTTCCTTCGACGCCATCAAGGAGTTCGTCGACTCGCAGGGAATAACGCAGACGCAAAAGATCGAACGTTCCGAAATCATGCTCAACGACGACGTTCGATCTTACACCATCAACAATCTGTCACCGTTCACCACGTACAACGTGAACGTGAGCGCCATCCCCACGGACCACTCGTACCGACCCCCCACGAAAATCACGGTGACGACGCAGATGGCAGCTCCGCAACCCATGGTCAAGCCGGATTTCTACGGTGTGGTCAACGGCGAAGAGATCCACGTGATCTTGCCCCAGGCGTCGGAAGAGTACGGGCCGATCAGCCACTATTTCCTGGTGGTGGTGCCCGAAGACAAGAGCCAAGCGAACAAGAATCCGGATCAGTTTTTGACCAACACCTTGATCGAAAACAAGGAGAAAGCCATGGCAAACCCGAATCTGCCCTACATTGCGGCTAAATTCCCTCAGCGGAACATACCCTACACTTTCCATCTGGGAACGGGGGAAGATGACGACGGATTCACCAATTACAAGCTGCAGAGGGGGCGTCGATACAGGATTTTCGTGCGGGCAGTGGTGGACACGCCCCAGAAACACCTCTACACCAGCAGTCCCTTCTCCGAGTATTTGTCCCTCGACATGAGGGAAGTCCCGGCTGGTGACCCTCCTGTGCGACCCAATCCCAACGACCCCACCGACAACGACGTCAAAGTGAGCTCGCAGCGCAAAGATGTCGGCGTTTTGTGGATAATCGGACCCATAATCGCCGCCCTCACCTTGTCTCTCATCTTCGTGATTGTCTTCATCTACCGAAAGCGGCGGCAACCGTGCAAGACTCCGGATCAGACGGCCGTGACGCGTCCCCTGATCCCCGCAGATCTGAACAGCAGCATCGCGCCCAGCGACCCCGTGGAGATGAGACGCTTGAACTTCCAAACTCCCGCGATGATCTCCCATCCGCCGATCCCCATCTCGGAGTTGGCCAGTCACATCGAGCGCCTCAAGGCCAACGACAACATGAAGTTCTCCCAGGAGTACGAGAGCATCGAGCCGGGCCAGCAGTTCACCTGGGACCACTCCAATATGGACGTCAACAAGCCGAAGAATCGCTACGCCAACGTGATCGCTTACGACCACAGCCGCGTCATCCTGCCGCCCGAGGAAAGCATCCTCGGCAGCGACTACATCAACGCCAACTACTGCGACGGCTACCGCAAGCACAACGCGTACGTGGCGACCCAGGGGCCGCTGCAGGAGACCTTCGCGGACTTCTGGCGGATGTGCTGGGAACTGAAGACGGCCACCATAGTGATGATGACCAAGCTGGAGGAGCGCACCAGGATCAAGTGCGACCAGTACTGGCCGACTCGCGCGTCCGAGACTTACGGCAGCATGTCCGTCACGATAACGGAAGTGCAAGAACTGGCGACCTACTGCATCAGGACCTTCCAGATCCACAAGGTGGGCTTCTGCGAGCGTCGCGAGGTCAAGCAGCTGCAGTTCACCGCCTGGCCCGACCACGGCGTCCCCGACCACCCGGCCCCGTTCTTGCAGTTCTTGCGGAGAGTGCGCAACCTCAACCCGCCCAACTCCGGCCCCATCGTCGTCCACTGCTCGGCCGGCGTCGGCCGCACCGGCTGCTTCATCGTCATCGATTCCATGCTGGAGAGGATGCGCCACGAGAAGACGGTCGACATCTACGGCCACGTGACGTGTCTGCGCGCCCAGCGGAACTACATGGTCCAGACCGAAGACCAGTACATATTCATCCACGACGCGCTGGTCGAGGCCGTCATCTGCGGACAGACCGAGGTGCCGGCGAGGAGCCTCCAGTCTCACATCCAGAAGCTGATGCAGCTGGAACCCGGGGAGAACGTGACGGGGATGGAGCACGAGTTCAAGAAGCTGGGGAACATCAAGACTGACTCGTCGCGATTCGTAACGGCGAATTTACCGTGCAATAAACACAAGAATCGATTGGTACATATCTTGCCCTACGAAAGTACGAGGGTATGCTTGGCCCCCATGCGGGGCATAGAGGGGTCGGACTACGTCAACGCGAGCTTCATCGACGGCTATCGGTACAGGAAGGCGTACATCGCGACGCAAGGACCGCTCGTTGACACCACCGACGACCTGTGGAGGATGCTGTGGGAGCACAACTCGACCATCATCGTCATGCTGACCAAGCTCAAGGAGATGGGAAGG gAAAAATGCCACCAGTACTGGCCCAGCGACCGCTCTGTCCGTTACCAATGCTTCGTCGTAGACCCCATCGCCGAGTACAACATGCCGCAGTACATCCTCCGCGAGTTCAAAGTGACGGACGCTAGGGAAGGCTCGTCGCGCACCGTCAGACAGTTCCAGTTTACCGACTGGCCGGAACAAGGCGTTCCCAAATACGGCGACGGATTCATCGATTTCATCGGACAAGTCCACAAGACTAAAGAACAGTTCGGTCAAGACGGTCCGATCACGGTCCACTGCAG TGCCGGGGTTGGCAGAACTGGAGTTTTCATCACGCTGAGTATAGCTTTGGAAAGAATGCAGTACGAAGGAGTCGTCGACATATTCCAAACGGCGAGGATTTTACGCACGCAAAGACCTGCCATGGTCCAAACCGAG GACCAATATCAATTTTGCTATCGAGCTGCTTTGGAATATTTGGGCTCCTTTGATCACTACACCAACTGA